Proteins from a genomic interval of Streptomyces fodineus:
- a CDS encoding helix-turn-helix transcriptional regulator yields the protein MNRTDRLYALVEELRAAAPRPRSARALARRFEVSVRTIERDLAALQQSGVPIHAEPGRNGGYVLDRERTLPPLTITPAEATALAVGLHALAGTPFAVDARSALHKVLAVLPQPEREAAARLTDRVRLLVPPARPARPAGPVVPAALREALTAGRVLRLEYADAAGRVTARDVEPLGFLGGPEHWYLAGWCRLRDAPRGFRLDRVRAATALDERAPHRVVDLAALDTLGSDVVPLDAATVM from the coding sequence GTGAACCGTACCGACCGCCTCTACGCCCTCGTCGAGGAGCTGCGTGCCGCCGCTCCCCGCCCCCGCAGCGCCCGTGCGCTCGCCCGGCGCTTCGAGGTCAGTGTCCGCACGATCGAGCGGGACCTGGCCGCGTTGCAGCAGTCCGGGGTGCCCATCCACGCCGAGCCGGGCCGCAACGGGGGGTATGTGCTCGACCGGGAACGCACGCTGCCGCCGCTGACCATCACCCCGGCCGAGGCGACCGCCCTCGCCGTCGGGCTGCACGCCCTCGCCGGGACGCCGTTCGCGGTGGACGCGCGCAGCGCGCTGCACAAGGTGCTGGCCGTGCTGCCGCAGCCGGAGCGCGAGGCGGCGGCCCGGCTGACCGACCGGGTACGGCTGCTCGTGCCGCCCGCCCGCCCGGCGCGGCCCGCCGGACCCGTGGTGCCCGCCGCCCTCCGGGAGGCGCTGACGGCGGGCCGGGTGCTGCGCCTGGAGTATGCCGACGCCGCCGGCCGGGTCACCGCGCGGGACGTGGAACCGCTCGGCTTCCTCGGCGGACCGGAGCACTGGTACCTGGCCGGCTGGTGCCGGCTGCGGGACGCCCCGCGTGGCTTCCGGCTGGACCGGGTCCGCGCGGCGACGGCCCTGGACGAGCGGGCCCCGCACCGGGTGGTCGACCTCGCCGCGCTCGACACCCTCGGCTCCGACGTCGTACCGCTCGACGCGGCGACCGTGATGTGA
- a CDS encoding FHA domain-containing protein, translated as MLELTMATVSGDDAGATAGMTMADAPSEPGAVLRVGRDASVCRLVTPEDWLFVSRVHLEFLCAPDGGWQLTWLRGSQPDPSSEVRLVIGEYAQPLGYGATVRLPHGGSGEIVVQDRTAPRSVNVGFYQEV; from the coding sequence GTGCTCGAACTCACCATGGCCACCGTCTCCGGGGACGACGCGGGTGCCACGGCCGGTATGACGATGGCCGACGCGCCGAGCGAGCCGGGCGCCGTGCTCCGCGTCGGCCGGGACGCCTCGGTGTGCCGGCTGGTCACCCCGGAGGACTGGCTGTTCGTCTCCCGGGTGCATCTGGAGTTCCTGTGCGCCCCCGACGGAGGCTGGCAACTCACCTGGCTGCGCGGCTCACAGCCCGATCCGTCCTCCGAAGTGCGGCTGGTGATCGGGGAGTACGCGCAGCCCCTCGGCTACGGCGCGACCGTACGGCTGCCGCACGGCGGGTCCGGCGAGATCGTCGTCCAGGACCGCACCGCGCCGCGCAGCGTCAACGTCGGCTTCTACCAAGAGGTTTGA
- a CDS encoding superoxide dismutase family protein, whose product MVTAVHAGALAAALFATGSAIAHDYTVESNGVFSPPNATVKSTALTYDQALVPAGSQIRVYQHTATNKTTTVELWVTGVKPNHLFGVHVHQKACGTKPADAGKHYQNTPGMDAAHVNNKNEVWLDFKSDAAGKGHASATHTWAFRKGQASSLVIHSEPGTKGARAACFSVPFGGAS is encoded by the coding sequence ATGGTGACAGCCGTACACGCGGGCGCCCTTGCCGCAGCCCTGTTCGCGACCGGGAGCGCAATCGCCCATGACTACACGGTGGAGAGCAACGGCGTGTTCTCCCCGCCGAACGCGACCGTGAAGTCGACGGCGTTGACGTACGACCAGGCCCTGGTGCCGGCGGGCTCCCAGATCCGCGTCTACCAGCACACCGCCACGAACAAAACCACGACAGTCGAACTGTGGGTGACCGGCGTCAAACCGAACCATCTCTTCGGGGTCCACGTCCACCAGAAGGCCTGCGGCACCAAGCCCGCCGACGCCGGCAAGCACTACCAGAACACGCCCGGCATGGACGCCGCCCACGTCAACAACAAGAACGAGGTCTGGCTGGACTTCAAGTCCGACGCGGCCGGCAAGGGCCACGCCAGCGCCACGCACACCTGGGCGTTCCGCAAGGGCCAGGCCTCCTCGCTGGTCATCCACAGCGAGCCCGGCACCAAGGGCGCGCGAGCGGCCTGCTTCAGCGTGCCGTTCGGCGGAGCGTCATAG
- a CDS encoding HAD family hydrolase — MTATATPTVLIARALLLDMDGTLVNSDAVVERVWRRWAERHGLDGDEVMQVVHGRQGHASMALLLPGRPMEQNLADNARMLAEETADTDGVVEIPGASTFLASLRGLTHALVTSADVALSTARMNAAGLPVPEIRITAESVGASKPDPEGFLKGAAELGVDPGDCVVFEDSGAGIAAGRSAGMTVVGVGPRAGVHGPDVVVRDLTQVRVEATGAGAIRLHIG, encoded by the coding sequence ATGACGGCCACCGCCACGCCCACCGTCCTCATCGCCCGCGCCCTCCTGCTCGACATGGACGGCACCCTCGTCAACTCGGACGCCGTCGTCGAGCGCGTCTGGCGGCGCTGGGCCGAGCGGCACGGGCTGGACGGCGACGAGGTGATGCAGGTCGTCCACGGCCGGCAGGGACACGCCTCCATGGCCCTCCTCCTGCCCGGCCGGCCCATGGAGCAGAACCTCGCCGACAACGCGCGCATGCTCGCCGAGGAGACAGCCGACACCGACGGCGTGGTCGAGATCCCCGGCGCGAGCACCTTCCTCGCCTCCCTGCGCGGCCTTACGCACGCGCTGGTGACCTCCGCCGACGTCGCACTGTCCACCGCGCGCATGAACGCCGCCGGGCTGCCGGTCCCGGAGATCCGGATCACCGCCGAGTCGGTCGGCGCGAGCAAGCCGGACCCCGAGGGTTTCCTGAAGGGCGCGGCCGAGCTGGGTGTGGATCCGGGGGACTGCGTGGTCTTCGAGGACTCCGGTGCGGGCATCGCCGCCGGGCGCTCCGCGGGGATGACGGTGGTGGGGGTCGGCCCCCGCGCCGGTGTGCACGGACCCGATGTGGTGGTGCGGGATCTCACGCAGGTGCGGGTCGAGGCGACGGGTGCCGGGGCGATCCGGTTGCACATCGGCTGA
- a CDS encoding peptidoglycan-binding domain-containing protein has protein sequence MTASANARTTPAVAPVLQPGDDGPEVAELQLRLRQLNLYADQIDGVYTRPVEDAVRNYQLARGIWSDPLGVYGPATRRSLEAETSEP, from the coding sequence GTGACGGCCTCCGCCAACGCGCGGACCACCCCCGCCGTCGCCCCGGTGCTGCAACCCGGCGACGACGGCCCAGAGGTGGCTGAACTCCAGCTGCGGCTACGGCAGTTGAACCTGTACGCCGACCAGATCGACGGCGTCTACACCCGCCCGGTCGAGGACGCGGTACGCAACTACCAACTGGCCCGGGGCATCTGGAGCGACCCCCTCGGGGTGTACGGGCCGGCGACCCGGAGGAGCCTGGAGGCGGAGACGTCGGAGCCGTAG
- the proP gene encoding glycine betaine/L-proline transporter ProP, with amino-acid sequence MATATAVSPYPKTRRTAEAPADVTVTDPALVRRAVKAAALGNAMEWFDFGVYSYIAVTLGKVFFPSGNPTAQLLSTFGAFAAAFLVRPLGGMVFGPLGDRVGRQKVLALTMIMMAAGTFAIGLIPSYASIGVGAPLLLLAARLVQGFSTGGEYAGASTFIAEYAPDKKRGFFGSWLEFGTLAGYIGGAGLVTLMTALLSSHDLVSWGWRIPFLIAGPMGIIGLYLRMRLEETPAFAAEVEKAEAARPKVPLREMVAAQWKALLLCMGLVLVFNVTDYMLLSYMPSYLTSELKYDETHGLLVVLGVMALMMIVQPFAGALTDRIGRRPVIAAGCAGFLLLSIPALLLIRQGSLLAVALGMGALGLLLVCFTAAMPAALPALFPTRVRYGSLSIGFNVSVSLFGGTTPLVVTALIGATGNMMMPAYYMMAAAVVGGFAVWRMSESAGRPLPGSAPAVEQRQAP; translated from the coding sequence TTGGCGACTGCCACTGCCGTCTCCCCGTATCCGAAGACCCGCCGGACCGCCGAGGCCCCGGCCGACGTCACCGTCACCGACCCCGCGCTCGTCAGGCGTGCCGTCAAGGCGGCCGCGCTCGGCAACGCGATGGAGTGGTTCGACTTCGGTGTCTACAGCTACATCGCGGTCACCCTGGGCAAGGTCTTCTTCCCGTCCGGCAACCCGACCGCGCAGCTGCTGTCGACCTTCGGCGCCTTCGCGGCGGCCTTCCTGGTCCGTCCGCTCGGTGGCATGGTCTTCGGCCCGCTGGGCGACCGCGTGGGCCGCCAGAAGGTGCTGGCCCTCACGATGATCATGATGGCGGCGGGTACGTTCGCGATCGGCCTGATCCCGTCGTACGCCTCGATCGGCGTGGGCGCGCCGCTCCTGCTGCTGGCCGCCCGGCTGGTGCAGGGCTTCTCCACCGGCGGTGAGTACGCGGGCGCGTCGACCTTCATCGCCGAGTACGCACCCGACAAGAAGCGCGGCTTCTTCGGCAGCTGGCTGGAGTTCGGCACGCTGGCGGGCTACATCGGCGGCGCGGGCCTGGTCACGCTGATGACCGCCCTGCTGTCCTCGCACGACCTGGTGTCGTGGGGCTGGCGCATCCCGTTCCTGATCGCGGGCCCGATGGGCATCATCGGCCTGTATCTGCGGATGCGTCTGGAGGAGACCCCGGCGTTCGCGGCCGAGGTGGAGAAGGCGGAGGCGGCCCGGCCGAAGGTGCCGCTGCGCGAGATGGTGGCGGCCCAGTGGAAGGCGCTGCTGCTGTGCATGGGCCTGGTGCTGGTCTTCAACGTCACCGACTACATGCTGCTGTCGTACATGCCGAGCTACCTCACCAGTGAGCTGAAGTACGACGAGACGCACGGCCTGCTGGTGGTGCTGGGCGTGATGGCCCTGATGATGATCGTCCAGCCGTTCGCGGGCGCGCTGACCGACCGGATCGGCCGCCGCCCGGTGATCGCGGCCGGCTGCGCGGGCTTCCTGCTCCTGTCCATTCCGGCCCTGCTGCTGATCCGCCAGGGCAGCCTGCTCGCCGTCGCGCTGGGCATGGGGGCGCTGGGTCTGCTGCTGGTGTGCTTCACGGCGGCGATGCCCGCCGCGCTGCCCGCTCTCTTCCCGACGCGCGTGCGGTACGGCTCCCTGTCCATCGGCTTCAACGTGTCCGTGTCCCTGTTCGGCGGGACGACCCCGCTGGTCGTGACCGCGCTGATCGGGGCGACGGGCAACATGATGATGCCCGCGTACTACATGATGGCCGCGGCTGTCGTGGGCGGTTTCGCCGTGTGGCGAATGTCGGAGTCGGCGGGGCGGCCGCTGCCGGGTTCCGCCCCGGCGGTGGAGCAGCGGCAGGCGCCGTAG
- a CDS encoding nuclear transport factor 2 family protein: MTTTSHTGHRILTTATGIALFDRWTALWNGDFSDPEAFLAPGFRIRFANDPERGSVTDEVHGPAGIVGLISAFREEKPGLRFFVDGTPTVDGALGRAACCWYVTLADGSQKSGIDLFDVVDGRIATVWSVTGLRRFAD; this comes from the coding sequence ATGACAACGACTTCGCACACCGGTCACCGCATACTGACCACCGCGACCGGTATCGCCCTCTTCGACCGCTGGACCGCCTTGTGGAACGGCGACTTCAGCGACCCGGAGGCCTTCCTCGCCCCCGGCTTCCGCATCCGCTTCGCCAACGATCCCGAGCGGGGCTCGGTCACCGACGAGGTGCACGGCCCCGCCGGGATCGTCGGCCTGATCTCCGCCTTCCGCGAGGAGAAGCCCGGATTGCGGTTCTTCGTCGACGGCACGCCGACGGTGGACGGCGCGCTCGGCCGGGCCGCCTGCTGCTGGTACGTGACCCTGGCGGACGGCTCGCAGAAGAGCGGCATCGACCTGTTCGACGTGGTGGACGGGCGCATCGCCACGGTCTGGTCGGTGACCGGACTGCGTCGCTTCGCGGACTGA
- a CDS encoding MDR family MFS transporter, whose product MEKVHRAPESREVSMALDTHGTEKEIQAAEHVSGNVFVSIGALLLGLLLAALDQTIVSTALPTIVSDLGGLEHLSWVVTAYLLASTAATPLWGKLGDQYGRKRLFQTAIVIFLVGSALCGMAQDMPQLIGFRALQGLGGGGLIVLSMAIVGDIVPPRERGRYQGLFGAVFGATSVLGPLLGGLFTEHLSWRWVFYVNLPVGVVALAVIATALRIPRRTAHHVIDYLGTFLIAAVATCLVLVASLGGTTWAWGSPQIVGLAGLGILLAVAFVAVERRAAEPVLPLKLFGIRTFTLAAVISFIVGFAMFGAMTYLPTFLQVVHGISPTLSGVHMLPMVIGLLLSSTISGQIVSRTGRWKVFPVAGTAVTAIGLLLLHRLDEHSSTAQMSACFFVFGLGLGLVMQVLVLIVQNAVSYEDLGVATSGATFFRSIGASFGVAIFGTVFASRLGDKLAAAFRGVPLPPGVSANALKSDPRGIAALPPALRPAALHAYASAITAVFLYAAPVALLGFLLAWFLKEDRLRGSVTAPDVSETIAPNPVERSSYDECVRALSLLGTREGRREIYGKITERAGYDLLPAASWMLLRIRKYGSVEPGVLAERSPVPLDVVLAAARQVEERRLAERRGLDLYLTDSGRAVAEHLAKAREESLAELLGDWWGPGRSTDLTKLVRELTGELCGTERERPRDGALHR is encoded by the coding sequence ATGGAGAAGGTGCACCGAGCCCCTGAGTCCCGGGAGGTCTCCATGGCCTTGGACACGCACGGCACGGAGAAGGAGATACAGGCCGCCGAGCACGTCTCCGGCAATGTGTTCGTCTCGATCGGCGCCCTGCTCCTCGGGCTGCTGCTCGCCGCGCTCGACCAGACGATCGTGTCGACCGCGCTGCCGACGATCGTGAGCGACCTCGGCGGTCTGGAGCATCTGTCCTGGGTCGTCACCGCCTACTTGCTGGCCTCGACCGCCGCGACCCCCCTGTGGGGCAAGCTCGGCGACCAGTACGGGCGCAAACGGCTCTTCCAGACCGCGATCGTCATCTTCCTCGTCGGCTCCGCGCTGTGCGGCATGGCGCAGGACATGCCCCAGCTGATCGGCTTCCGCGCGCTGCAGGGCCTGGGCGGCGGCGGGCTGATCGTGCTGTCGATGGCGATCGTCGGGGACATCGTGCCACCGCGTGAACGCGGGCGCTATCAGGGGCTGTTCGGGGCCGTGTTCGGGGCGACGAGTGTGCTCGGGCCGCTGCTCGGCGGGCTGTTCACCGAGCATCTGAGCTGGCGCTGGGTGTTCTACGTCAATCTCCCCGTCGGTGTCGTCGCGCTCGCCGTGATCGCCACCGCCCTGCGCATCCCGCGCCGCACCGCCCACCACGTCATCGACTACCTGGGTACGTTCCTGATCGCGGCCGTCGCCACCTGCCTGGTGCTCGTCGCCTCCCTCGGCGGGACCACCTGGGCCTGGGGCTCGCCGCAGATCGTCGGGCTCGCGGGCTTGGGCATCCTGCTGGCCGTGGCGTTCGTCGCCGTCGAGCGGCGGGCCGCCGAACCCGTCCTGCCGCTGAAGCTGTTCGGCATCCGCACCTTCACCCTCGCCGCCGTCATCAGCTTCATCGTCGGCTTCGCCATGTTCGGCGCGATGACCTATCTGCCGACCTTCCTCCAGGTCGTGCACGGCATCTCCCCGACGCTGTCCGGCGTGCACATGCTGCCCATGGTCATCGGCCTGCTGCTGTCGTCCACGATCTCCGGGCAGATCGTCAGCCGTACCGGCCGCTGGAAGGTGTTCCCGGTCGCCGGTACCGCCGTCACCGCGATCGGCCTGCTTCTGCTGCACCGGCTCGACGAGCACAGCTCCACCGCCCAGATGAGCGCCTGCTTCTTCGTGTTCGGCCTCGGTCTCGGCCTGGTCATGCAGGTGCTCGTCCTCATCGTGCAGAACGCGGTGTCGTACGAGGACCTGGGCGTCGCCACCTCCGGCGCGACCTTCTTCCGCTCCATCGGCGCCTCCTTCGGTGTGGCGATCTTCGGCACGGTCTTCGCGAGCCGCCTCGGCGACAAGCTCGCCGCCGCCTTCCGGGGCGTCCCGCTGCCGCCCGGCGTCTCCGCGAACGCCCTCAAGTCCGATCCGCGCGGCATCGCCGCCCTGCCGCCCGCCCTGCGCCCGGCGGCTCTGCACGCGTACGCGTCCGCGATCACCGCCGTCTTCCTGTACGCCGCCCCCGTCGCCCTCCTCGGCTTCCTGCTGGCCTGGTTCCTGAAGGAGGACCGGCTGCGCGGCTCGGTCACCGCGCCGGACGTCTCCGAGACCATCGCGCCCAACCCGGTCGAGCGGTCCTCCTACGACGAGTGCGTGCGGGCCCTGTCCCTGCTCGGCACCCGCGAGGGCCGCCGTGAGATCTACGGGAAGATCACCGAGCGGGCCGGGTACGACCTGCTGCCCGCCGCCAGCTGGATGCTGCTGCGGATCCGCAAGTACGGCTCGGTCGAGCCGGGTGTGCTCGCCGAGCGCAGCCCCGTCCCGCTCGACGTGGTCCTCGCCGCCGCCCGCCAGGTCGAGGAACGGCGCCTCGCCGAACGCCGGGGCCTGGACCTGTACTTGACCGATTCCGGCCGCGCGGTCGCCGAACACCTCGCCAAGGCCCGCGAGGAGTCCCTCGCCGAACTCCTCGGCGACTGGTGGGGACCCGGCCGCTCGACCGACCTGACCAAGCTCGTCAGGGAACTCACCGGGGAACTGTGCGGCACCGAGCGGGAGCGCCCGCGCGACGGGGCATTGCATCGGTAA
- a CDS encoding DedA family protein: protein MFESVGSLAAGPWIYAAVVVSVLLDVFVPVLPSGVLVITAGTAAAAGTGAAAGRVPRDVPDLLALVLSAATASVLGDLVAYRLAWRGGERLDRAIARSRRLTTAQERLGEALARGGGALVVLARFAPAGRSVVSFGAGAAHRRARDFLPWSALAGLSWAAYSVALGYYGAQWLGATWLATAVSVAALFAAGAAAGYLMRRRPA from the coding sequence GTGTTCGAGAGTGTGGGGTCACTCGCCGCCGGACCGTGGATCTATGCCGCGGTGGTCGTGTCCGTTCTGCTCGACGTATTCGTTCCCGTGCTGCCGAGCGGCGTGCTCGTCATCACGGCGGGTACGGCAGCGGCGGCGGGGACGGGAGCGGCGGCCGGCCGCGTCCCGCGCGACGTGCCGGATCTGCTGGCCCTGGTCCTGTCCGCGGCGACCGCCTCGGTCCTCGGCGATCTGGTGGCCTACCGTCTGGCCTGGCGGGGCGGTGAGCGGCTGGACCGCGCGATAGCCCGCTCCCGGCGGCTGACCACCGCGCAGGAACGTCTCGGCGAGGCGCTGGCCCGCGGCGGCGGCGCGCTGGTCGTGCTCGCCCGCTTCGCCCCCGCCGGCCGCTCGGTCGTCTCCTTCGGCGCCGGCGCCGCCCATCGCCGCGCCCGCGACTTCCTCCCCTGGTCCGCCCTGGCCGGCCTCTCCTGGGCCGCGTACAGCGTCGCCCTCGGCTACTACGGCGCCCAGTGGCTCGGCGCCACCTGGCTCGCCACGGCCGTCTCCGTCGCCGCCCTGTTCGCCGCGGGCGCGGCAGCGGGCTACCTGATGCGGCGCCGGCCGGCCTGA
- a CDS encoding O-methyltransferase encodes MSDSQLWDDVDDYFTTQLAPDDEALRAAVRENDAAGLPDIAVTAAQGKFLQLLAQVQGARHILEIGTLGGYSTIWLARALPEDGRLVSLEYDPRHAEVAGRNIARAGLDKIAEIRVGAALESLPQLADENPAPFDLVFIDADKANNAHYVEWALRLTRTGSLIVLDNVVRGGRVTDASSTEPDVVGTRAAIELIASHPRLTGTAIQTVGTKGYDGFALARVLA; translated from the coding sequence ATGAGCGACTCCCAGCTCTGGGACGACGTCGACGACTACTTCACCACCCAACTCGCCCCCGACGACGAGGCACTGCGGGCAGCCGTGCGCGAGAACGACGCCGCGGGGCTGCCGGACATCGCCGTGACCGCGGCACAGGGCAAGTTCCTCCAGCTGCTCGCCCAGGTGCAGGGCGCGCGGCACATCCTGGAGATCGGCACACTCGGCGGCTACAGCACGATCTGGCTGGCCCGCGCGCTGCCCGAGGACGGCAGACTGGTGTCGCTGGAGTACGACCCCCGGCACGCCGAAGTGGCCGGCCGGAACATCGCCCGGGCCGGCCTCGACAAGATCGCGGAGATCCGGGTGGGCGCGGCCCTGGAGTCGCTGCCCCAGCTCGCCGACGAGAACCCGGCCCCGTTCGACCTGGTCTTCATCGACGCCGACAAGGCCAACAACGCGCACTACGTGGAGTGGGCGCTGCGGCTCACCCGCACCGGCAGCCTGATCGTGCTGGACAACGTGGTGCGCGGTGGCCGGGTCACCGACGCGAGCAGCACCGAGCCGGACGTCGTGGGCACCCGCGCCGCGATCGAGCTGATCGCCTCGCATCCGCGGCTGACGGGTACGGCGATCCAGACGGTAGGCACGAAGGGCTACGACGGCTTCGCGCTGGCGCGGGTACTGGCCTGA
- a CDS encoding DUF1992 domain-containing protein: MTERKPPGVPFESWVDRQIRDAQGRGEFERLPGTGEPLPADLDSAYDELWWVKRKMAREGLSVLPPALALRKEAEDALTAAYAAPSERIARKIIEDVNVKIKDMMFKPPPGPPLGKKPYDVEEVVREWRRRRMT; encoded by the coding sequence ATGACCGAGCGAAAGCCACCCGGGGTGCCGTTCGAGTCCTGGGTCGACAGGCAGATCCGCGATGCGCAGGGGCGCGGAGAGTTCGAGCGGCTGCCCGGCACGGGTGAGCCACTGCCCGCCGACCTCGACTCCGCCTACGACGAACTGTGGTGGGTCAAACGGAAGATGGCACGCGAGGGCCTGTCCGTCCTGCCTCCCGCCCTCGCCCTGCGCAAGGAGGCCGAGGACGCGCTCACGGCGGCGTATGCGGCCCCCTCGGAACGGATCGCCCGCAAGATCATCGAGGACGTCAACGTCAAGATCAAGGACATGATGTTCAAGCCGCCGCCCGGTCCGCCGCTGGGCAAGAAGCCGTACGACGTGGAGGAGGTCGTACGGGAGTGGCGACGGCGCAGGATGACATAA
- a CDS encoding TMEM165/GDT1 family protein gives MISITVTALAFGVIFLAELPDKTALAGLVLGTRYRASYVFAGVAAAFLLHVVLAVAAGSALTLLPRQIVHAVTGVLFLGGAAMLLLQKGGDEEEIRKPADQSFWKVAGTGFMLILVAEFGDLTQIMTANLAARYDAPVSVGLGAVLGLWAVAGLGIVGGKALMKKVPLRLITQIAALLMLGLGVWSLYEAVAG, from the coding sequence TTGATCAGCATCACCGTGACGGCGCTCGCCTTCGGCGTCATCTTCCTCGCCGAACTGCCGGACAAGACCGCGCTCGCCGGCCTCGTCCTCGGCACCCGCTACCGCGCCTCGTACGTCTTCGCGGGCGTCGCCGCCGCCTTCCTGCTGCACGTCGTGCTGGCCGTCGCCGCCGGCAGTGCGCTGACCCTGCTGCCCCGGCAGATCGTGCACGCCGTCACCGGCGTCCTCTTCCTCGGCGGCGCCGCGATGCTGCTGCTGCAGAAGGGCGGGGACGAGGAGGAGATCAGGAAGCCCGCCGACCAGTCCTTCTGGAAGGTCGCCGGTACGGGCTTCATGCTGATCCTCGTCGCCGAGTTCGGCGATCTCACCCAGATCATGACCGCCAACCTCGCCGCCCGCTACGACGCCCCGGTCTCCGTCGGCCTCGGCGCGGTGCTCGGCCTGTGGGCCGTCGCCGGACTCGGCATCGTCGGCGGAAAGGCCCTGATGAAGAAGGTGCCGCTGCGGCTGATCACGCAGATCGCCGCGCTGCTGATGCTCGGGCTCGGGGTGTGGAGCCTGTACGAGGCCGTGGCCGGCTGA